CACTTTAAACATCACGTAGGCCTCTTATTGGTGGAGCTGCAACATTTATGAATATCTTTAAACAATTTGCACGATACCCGGAAATAGGAAACTCACAAGAGCTATTAGAGGCGTTTCTGTCCGCTGTGGTGGTTCTGTCAGAGGCAAGGCGCATCATTTGGGTATTTAGGGAAGTGAAGAATCGGATCCGACGAAACGAAGCACCGTCAGATCTTGACTGTAAGGTCCCTGGAAAGGAACTCCCCACTGGATTGGCTTGGACCTCAATTGGAGACTGGACCATGGACAGTAAACAGGTTTTAGGTTCTGCGTTCAAGGGAGAATATACGCCACGTACCGGTCAAAAATTCGCGGAAACTGTGGTACCTGTCAAGACGTTTGGGCAACTTATCTCACAAGATGAAGAATCTGGACACCTAAGCCTACTGATGCGGGTGGAGAATATAGCAGCTCCGGAGGGTTGGTGGGTGCTCACAAGTCACAAGGTTGAAGATGAAGGTGAATAATCCTGGACTTCGAGTCGTTGACCCAGGATTCCCTGACGATCCAGAATTATCTGATGATGAGTGATCAGGTTTGCACTTCAagtacccacatgttaatcaaaTCAAAGGAAACTAATTCTGCTTGCATCTTACTTACTAGTACAACCTAATTCTGTACATGCGAACCTCAGGTTCTCACACATTATCTGTTTCTTTAATTTGCCCAGTTAGCTTGCTGCTGCTGCATGCCCAAGGAGGAGgaaaggagaagaaagaagaTGGCCAAGAATTGCGGGGTGGGTTTCAGTCTGATCGTATCGTCGCGTGTCAATTGTCAAGTCGCAAGTTTAATTTCGTCTTAGTTAGTGTTGAACCCTAAAGTTGCAAGTTTCACTATTATCCTCTTGGAAAGAATTATGTTGTTTTCTACCTTGTGTGTACTCGAGAACGTACCGTTATGTGATGCACCTGGTTATTTCTGTATTGTATTGCATTGCATTGCTCTGCTTTTGCTTTTGTTTAATAGTGAAGCCAACAAGATAGATGGTTTCGATAATGTGTTCCGTTTTATGTGTTGTGTTGTGTATGTCCCTCTGAAAAGAATTCAGCCTTACCATGGGATTGGCACAGGCTTCCATCCTACTTATTTTTTGGTCTGCTAGCCGAACCAGAATGGTACTGTGATAACAACTGATGGATCATTATCTGGAGCGTGTTATGGGAAGCCCTGTGAAGTTTCTTCAGAACATGTTTTCCTGCTTTTAATGTTTGCATTCTCTTTTTTCCTGCAATCTTGCTACGCCAACGATGGTGCTCATGCAAAAAAACTAGGATGAAGCTTTGCTTTGGGCGATCATGAGTGCCAAGCGTGAGTAATGTAATGCCACAAGAGTAATCTTCTTTTTACCCACCTTGTGGGGTTATGTCTAAAATTCTCTTGATCAATGAAAATCGCAAATCTTTTGTCTTATTTAAAAAAGTCTACAATTCTCTAATTCTACTACATCAGCCTGTCATGGTTAGCACGAACACTGAATATGGCGGTAAAGGTACTACACGGAAGATCTAAACTGGCCTCATATTTTTACATAAAAAGATAAGTGATTCTGATGACTTTGAACCCAAATTACAAGTTTAAGGACAATTTTATTTTGGCCTCAAAATACAATGTGTGCTGATTAACAACAGCTTGTCTCTCAGAGAGAACATTCCAGTTATAGATAAAATCTCTGTGAGCTTCTAAAAAAGACTAACCAAATTACAAGTTTAAGGACAAATTTATTTTGGCTTCAAAATACAATGTGTGCTGATTAACAACGGCTTGTCTCTCTCAGAGAGAACATTCCAGGTATAGATAAAATCTCCGTGAGCTTCTAAAAAAGACTAAAATCAGAACAAGACATGGTTCACGTTACTTAGCAGAATTAGAAAGAGAATCCGAGAATACTTAAAGTGGTATAAAACTTTGCCCATACAAAAGCATCGACCACTAGTTACTAGTTACTACACAAACCACACACCAGTTCACACTAATTGACAAGCCACTTCTCTACAGTTACATAAACCAGTCTAGCAACGAAGGCAAACATAAATTTAACTAGTCACGAGGATAAGATCAAATGCTGAAAAGAGACCAGGCTACTGTAACTTCCATCCAGCAGTCGAGCGCCTCCACAGGCATGTAATGAGTGGCTTTTCCGGCATCTTCAGCTGCAATCCAAATACCAGCTATCGCTCGGCCTTCTTCCCCACCAGCACCACGTTGTAAGATAGACAGCCCCAGCTTCCCATCCTTTTCAACACAAATAACACGTCTTGATAACTTGACAAAGCCATCGGCATCAACAGGCAATTTATCACAATTAAGTTCAAGCAGTGAGATTTGCATGTCTCTTTTCTTGGAGGTGCTAGCAGTTAGTACACCTCGAAAACCATGTGGCCATCGCCCTTTAAAGACTCGAACAAAAATTGTGGCCTCCACAGAACTAAAAGCAGTGTAGTATTGCATCTCCACTGTGCAAAGCTTGCTAGTGTACTCAATAGGAAGGAAGCAGCCCAACCTGTATGAGTCCACAAATTTGTTTAAATCTTTATCTTCAGATTCAGTAGTACCCTTCACTTTGAGCTTAACCTCCAAATGTGAGTTATCATGCGACATGACAACACCGCGGCTAGGACCTGTCAGTGTTAGGTAGGAATCCTGCATGCATCAATAACAAATTAAGTAAACAATGTACGTAATATATTTATCTTTCATCAATAATTAAGACTCACAATGGAATATATTCAATAAATCCAATGTTGGTAAAAAATGAGGATGTACACATTGAAACATAATCATCTATCAACTAATTACAAGTAAAAAAAGTTATTTTCATCAATAATAGGACTGTAGAGAAATATATTCAATTCATCTAACattgataataataataataataataataataataataataataataataataatacgATAATTGTATACTCAAACAGAGGAAAGCAGATCTAATTTGAAGATCTCAAATGCGTTGCAAGCAGAGGCATTACATATCTCATAGCAAAAACTGGACATATGCATCATGTTAAAAATTCCCCTTCAAGATTGTACAGGTTTATTTAGCATCTTGTTATCTTCGAAACCATTAAGCAAAAGCTACTAGCAGATTTACATCTATGTAAACCACtgaaaaaaatagcgcgctatagcgtcgctaatagcacgctatagcgtaTTGAGAATTACCTCGCTAAATATATCGGTGTACAATGTCtcgctaatagcacgctatagcgtgATATAGCACGCTAATAGCATATTTTGAGGTCGGCGCTATTTTGTTGTAGCACGCTATTTTTTTCATTGATGTAAACTCGAGTTGCGATCAGTATTGCAA
The Aegilops tauschii subsp. strangulata cultivar AL8/78 chromosome 3, Aet v6.0, whole genome shotgun sequence genome window above contains:
- the LOC109747342 gene encoding uncharacterized protein isoform X1, with protein sequence MEVMEVGIEMERKKRPRKASGKAAKAEAEAAAAEAARAAAEEEEERSWKWWEEFERGLANPPTPEELREREESWEKFCSESWERFRERWIDVWSHGKIPFDAVTQIPCMRFTDANFRRPGFPYMVMPEDTLQIVSVQVKDLTGGLQWPLDVYGVVAVRDGVDRMRNVAFSRERDDCQSINEQDSYLTLTGPSRGVVMSHDNSHLEVKLKVKGTTESEDKDLNKFVDSYRLGCFLPIEYTSKLCTVEMQYYTAFSSVEATIFVRVFKGRWPHGFRGVLTASTSKKRDMQISLLELNCDKLPVDADGFVKLSRRVICVEKDGKLGLSILQRGAGGEEGRAIAGIWIAAEDAGKATHYMPVEALDCWMEVTVAWSLFSI